In Arsenophonus sp. aPb, one DNA window encodes the following:
- a CDS encoding amidohydrolase/deacetylase family metallohydrolase, which translates to MNDLIIKQGKLINDQIVDILVRDSKIVAIGPDAAKGQQATKTIDLKGQLYISAGWIDAHTHCYPESPIYFDEPDLAGASCGVTTLVDAGSIGADDIDHFFAITRKVKTNVYSLLNIAKTGIIAQNELADMQQIDEASLQKAIDDHPDFVVGIKARMSKSVVGENGITPLVKAKAMQKKSGLPLMVHIGNNPPNLDDIADLLTKGDIITHCFNGKPNRILDDNGNLKPSIQRALARGVILDVGHGGESFSFKVAEQAMRIGTYPDIISSDIYHKNRINGPVYSLAFVMTKFLCMGFSIQQIIDCVTKKAADLLHLQGKGYLDIGMDADFTIFDLKEERTQLSDAEGEIRFGSHKFVPVVAIVGGKEIVSTESESEYAIDL; encoded by the coding sequence ATGAACGATCTCATTATCAAACAAGGGAAACTTATCAACGACCAGATCGTTGATATCTTAGTACGTGATAGCAAAATTGTTGCCATTGGCCCTGATGCTGCCAAAGGACAACAAGCAACTAAAACGATTGATCTAAAAGGCCAACTTTATATTAGTGCCGGCTGGATCGATGCCCATACCCATTGTTACCCAGAATCACCGATTTACTTCGATGAACCCGACTTAGCCGGCGCATCCTGCGGGGTTACCACACTAGTAGATGCTGGTAGTATTGGGGCTGATGATATTGATCACTTTTTTGCTATTACACGTAAAGTCAAAACCAATGTCTATTCACTGCTTAATATCGCTAAAACAGGTATTATTGCCCAAAATGAATTAGCAGACATGCAGCAAATTGACGAAGCTAGTTTACAAAAAGCTATCGATGATCATCCAGACTTTGTCGTCGGGATAAAAGCACGCATGAGTAAAAGCGTGGTTGGTGAAAATGGTATAACTCCGCTTGTCAAAGCAAAAGCGATGCAGAAAAAAAGTGGGTTACCATTAATGGTGCATATTGGTAATAATCCCCCCAATCTTGATGATATCGCAGATTTGTTAACCAAAGGTGATATCATTACCCACTGTTTTAATGGTAAACCTAATCGTATTTTGGATGATAATGGCAATCTAAAGCCATCAATTCAACGTGCACTTGCTCGTGGAGTGATCTTAGATGTGGGCCACGGTGGTGAAAGTTTCAGCTTTAAAGTTGCGGAACAAGCTATGCGTATTGGCACTTATCCCGATATCATCAGTTCCGATATTTACCACAAAAATCGTATCAATGGTCCAGTTTATAGTCTGGCTTTCGTGATGACTAAATTTCTTTGTATGGGATTTTCAATACAACAAATCATTGATTGTGTCACCAAAAAAGCCGCTGACCTGCTCCATTTGCAAGGTAAAGGCTATCTAGATATCGGTATGGATGCAGACTTCACTATCTTTGATCTCAAAGAAGAGCGCACTCAACTTTCTGATGCAGAAGGTGAAATACGCTTTGGTAGCCATAAGTTTGTGCCTGTTGTTGCCATTGTTGGCGGTAAAGAAATCGTTTCCACAGAAAGTGAGTCTGAATATGCAATCGATTTATGA
- a CDS encoding DgaE family pyridoxal phosphate-dependent ammonia lyase encodes MQSIYEQYQLKNVINASGRMTMLGVSTPKAEVTERVGYGLNHYFEIKDLVNKTGQYIAKLLKVENAVVVSCASAGIAQSVAAVIVKDNADLLYNLHTSHQPVAREIVIPKGHNVNYGAPVDTMVALGGGEVVEAGYANECSAAQVAARITDQTAAILYVKSHHCVQKSMLTVKEAAQVAKKHKIPLIVDAAAEEDLVAYYQDGADLVIYSGAKAIEGPTSGLVIGKHQYVEWVKQQSSGIGRAMKVGKEGILGLTLAIELYLTAKKETGKQMVERMTDFINELNKIKGVKAQIVWDAAGRDIARAEISFDQKAIGKTTYAMMAELKQGDTAIYFREYKANEGKVEADIRSVTNEQMKTIVSRIRQVVTGVK; translated from the coding sequence ATGCAATCGATTTATGAACAATATCAACTCAAAAATGTGATTAATGCCTCCGGTCGCATGACAATGCTTGGCGTTTCTACGCCCAAAGCTGAAGTTACAGAGCGCGTCGGCTATGGACTTAATCATTACTTTGAAATTAAAGATCTGGTAAATAAAACCGGGCAATATATTGCCAAACTACTTAAGGTGGAAAATGCGGTGGTTGTTTCTTGCGCCTCAGCAGGAATTGCGCAATCCGTCGCGGCCGTGATAGTAAAAGATAATGCGGATTTACTTTACAATCTTCACACTTCTCATCAACCTGTTGCCCGTGAAATTGTCATACCGAAAGGACATAACGTTAATTATGGTGCACCAGTCGATACCATGGTCGCGCTTGGTGGGGGTGAAGTTGTCGAAGCCGGTTATGCTAATGAATGTAGTGCTGCTCAAGTTGCTGCTAGAATTACCGATCAAACCGCAGCTATTCTTTATGTTAAATCGCATCACTGCGTACAAAAAAGTATGTTAACGGTAAAAGAAGCGGCGCAAGTTGCTAAAAAACATAAAATCCCGTTAATAGTCGATGCAGCCGCAGAAGAAGATCTAGTGGCTTATTATCAAGACGGTGCTGATTTGGTGATCTACAGTGGCGCTAAAGCAATTGAAGGTCCAACTAGCGGGCTAGTCATTGGTAAACATCAATACGTTGAGTGGGTTAAACAACAAAGTAGCGGCATAGGCCGCGCAATGAAAGTCGGTAAAGAAGGTATTTTAGGCCTAACATTAGCGATTGAACTCTACCTAACTGCCAAAAAAGAAACCGGCAAACAAATGGTTGAGCGGATGACTGACTTTATTAATGAGCTCAACAAAATCAAAGGTGTTAAAGCCCAAATTGTTTGGGATGCAGCGGGCCGTGATATTGCTCGAGCAGAAATAAGCTTCGATCAAAAAGCCATTGGTAAAACCACTTACGCCATGATGGCAGAATTAAAACAAGGCGATACCGCTATCTATTTTCGCGAATATAAAGCCAACGAAGGGAAAGTTGAAGCTGATATCCGTAGTGTTACTAACGAACAAATGAAAACAATTGTCTCACGCATACGCCAAGTTGTTACTGGAGTCAAATAA
- a CDS encoding DUF4310 family protein, with the protein MTTEINKKDFWYAEWSFPLFVGLLSAGIFAGTHMYVVYGFGAFNEVAFVAMLRSGLDTGVFGAVAAFGASFLFARIIEGSLVGILDIGGALQTGLGLGVPALLLASGMDFLVTNFWASLMTGLVLGIVIGCIIIFARKFTVGQTNSTFGADVMMGAGNTSGRFLGPLIILAAMAASIPIGIGSLIGSLLFYIWKKPIAGGAILGAMILGYFFPIAA; encoded by the coding sequence ATGACAACGGAAATCAATAAAAAAGACTTTTGGTATGCAGAGTGGTCATTTCCTCTGTTTGTTGGACTCCTATCTGCCGGCATCTTTGCCGGAACCCATATGTATGTCGTATATGGCTTCGGTGCTTTCAATGAAGTTGCCTTTGTGGCTATGCTACGTTCCGGCCTTGATACGGGTGTTTTTGGTGCAGTGGCGGCATTTGGTGCTAGTTTCCTCTTTGCCCGTATCATTGAAGGCTCTCTGGTAGGGATCCTGGATATCGGTGGTGCTTTACAAACGGGACTTGGTTTAGGCGTACCAGCGTTATTACTCGCTAGTGGTATGGACTTTTTAGTCACCAATTTCTGGGCATCGCTGATGACCGGCCTAGTATTAGGTATCGTTATTGGTTGTATCATTATCTTCGCTCGCAAATTTACCGTTGGACAAACTAATTCCACCTTCGGAGCGGATGTCATGATGGGTGCAGGTAACACCTCTGGTCGGTTTTTAGGCCCGTTGATCATTTTAGCCGCGATGGCAGCCTCGATTCCAATTGGTATTGGTTCGCTTATTGGCTCACTACTTTTTTATATTTGGAAAAAACCGATTGCTGGCGGAGCAATACTCGGTGCGATGATTCTGGGCTATTTTTTCCCTATCGCCGCCTAA
- the rsmI gene encoding 16S rRNA (cytidine(1402)-2'-O)-methyltransferase — protein MNEPNQAKEVEMVSTLYIVPTPIGNLDDITLRALQILKQVDLIAAEDTRRTGLLLQHFAINTRMMSLHDHNEQQKTDQLIPQLKQGLSIALVSDAGTPLINDPGYHLVKYCRQAGIRVVPLPGPCAAITALSAAGIASDRFCYEGFLPAKRKSRQEVLQGLMDESRTLIFYESPHRLLDTLADMVAIWGAQRYVILARELTKTWESIHGLPVGELLEWIKVDENRYRGEMVLVVEGYRAPKEASTAISFEVKKTLALLQQSLPLKKAAAITAEIYGLKKNALYKYALEQQVSADSAIK, from the coding sequence ATGAATGAACCTAATCAAGCTAAAGAGGTAGAGATGGTATCAACGCTATATATTGTACCAACTCCTATTGGTAATTTGGACGATATCACTCTGCGTGCATTGCAGATCCTTAAGCAGGTGGATCTTATTGCCGCGGAAGATACCCGGCGTACGGGTTTATTATTGCAGCACTTTGCTATTAATACCCGCATGATGTCCTTGCATGATCATAATGAACAGCAGAAAACAGATCAATTAATTCCGCAATTAAAGCAGGGACTAAGTATAGCGTTAGTTTCTGATGCAGGAACACCATTAATTAATGATCCTGGTTATCATTTGGTTAAATATTGTCGACAAGCTGGCATACGGGTAGTTCCTTTGCCTGGGCCTTGTGCTGCAATTACCGCGCTATCTGCTGCTGGTATCGCTTCAGATCGCTTTTGTTATGAAGGTTTTTTGCCGGCAAAACGTAAGAGTCGGCAAGAGGTATTGCAGGGGTTAATGGATGAGTCTAGAACACTTATTTTTTATGAATCACCTCATCGTTTGCTAGACACATTAGCAGATATGGTCGCTATTTGGGGCGCGCAACGTTATGTCATCTTGGCACGGGAATTAACAAAAACCTGGGAATCTATCCATGGTTTGCCGGTTGGAGAACTACTTGAATGGATAAAAGTTGATGAAAATCGTTATCGTGGCGAAATGGTATTGGTCGTTGAGGGGTATAGAGCACCAAAGGAGGCTAGTACAGCCATTTCCTTTGAGGTGAAGAAAACGTTAGCATTATTACAACAATCATTACCGTTAAAAAAAGCGGCGGCCATAACCGCAGAAATTTATGGTTTAAAAAAGAATGCATTATATAAGTATGCCCTTGAACAACAAGTTAGCGCTGATAGTGCAATCAAGTAG
- a CDS encoding KDGP aldolase family protein: protein MGKQLTPNFYHDRVCLNVLAGSHQNAKDIYQAAETYVVVGVLSKNYADLNSAIEDMAKYADEIDNALSVGLGAGDPNQSNMVSQIAKVIQPQHVNQVFTGAATSRALLGQEQTIVNALISPTGEIGKVKISTGPLSSNYPDAIVPVETAIAMLKDMGASSVKFFNMAGLKYREEYQVVAEACASCDFYLEPTGGIDLNNYTEILKIALTAGVKKIIPHIYSSIIDKTTGNTRPEDVKKLLEMTKQCL, encoded by the coding sequence ATGGGAAAACAATTAACCCCTAATTTCTATCATGATCGTGTTTGTCTGAATGTTCTAGCAGGCTCTCACCAAAATGCTAAAGATATTTATCAAGCCGCTGAAACTTATGTCGTTGTTGGCGTGCTGTCGAAAAACTATGCTGACTTAAATAGTGCTATCGAAGATATGGCTAAATATGCTGATGAAATTGATAATGCGCTTTCTGTCGGTTTAGGTGCAGGCGATCCTAATCAATCTAATATGGTTTCACAAATTGCTAAAGTCATTCAACCTCAACATGTAAACCAAGTATTCACTGGTGCGGCAACCAGTCGTGCATTATTGGGCCAAGAACAGACTATCGTTAATGCGCTTATTTCACCCACGGGCGAAATTGGTAAAGTAAAAATTTCTACTGGACCGCTAAGCTCAAATTATCCAGATGCCATTGTTCCTGTTGAAACGGCAATCGCAATGTTAAAAGATATGGGCGCAAGCTCAGTGAAATTTTTTAATATGGCAGGATTAAAATATCGCGAAGAGTATCAAGTTGTTGCCGAGGCTTGTGCTAGTTGTGATTTTTATCTTGAACCAACCGGTGGTATCGATTTAAACAACTACACGGAAATTCTTAAAATCGCATTAACTGCTGGCGTAAAGAAAATTATTCCGCATATTTATAGCTCTATTATCGATAAAACAACCGGAAATACCCGTCCTGAGGACGTCAAAAAATTACTTGAAATGACTAAGCAGTGTTTATAG